Proteins encoded together in one Cicer arietinum cultivar CDC Frontier isolate Library 1 chromosome 4, Cicar.CDCFrontier_v2.0, whole genome shotgun sequence window:
- the LOC101510912 gene encoding uncharacterized protein: MDRFHKVNPPSFEGHYNPDGPQKWLQEVEYIFQRSGMSRRSESEFGNLYVDGRSSTLYFPEDIRYRKEMEFVKLEQENMSVAEYAAKFEELSRYYPFYVGEVGEKSKCIKFEMVHRPEIKKQVEMQEIRDFSTLVNKNRIYDEDSHAKKAHY, encoded by the exons ATGGATCGATTTCACAAGGTTAACCCTCCATCGTTTGAAGGTCACTATAATCCTGATGGACCTCAGAAGTGGTTGCAAGAGGTTGAGTATATTTTTCAGAGGAGTGGCATGTCCCGAAGGTCAGAAAGTGAATTTGGGAACCTTTATGTTGACGGAAGAAGCTCAACATTG TATTTCCCTGAAGACATCCGCTATAGGAAGGAAATGGAATTTGTCAAATTGGAACAAGAGAATATGTCAGTAGCGGAATATGCCGCTAAGTTTGAGGAGTTATCTAGGTACTATCCATTCTATGTTGGAGAGGTAGGAGAAAAGTCTAAGTGCATCAAGTTTGAAATGGTACATAGGCCAGAGATCAAGAAGCAGGTGGAAATGCAAGAGATCCGTGACTTTTCTACCCTAGTGAATAAGAATAGGATTTATGATGAGGATAGTCATGCTAAAAAGGCACATTACTGA